The segment CATCCATGTCGGTGGGTTCGGTGTAGAACAGGGTCGCGCCATCCTCACCCGGCTCCAGATCCTGCGCCCCGGACTCGATGGCGGCGGTCTCCGGGTCGGCGTCCGGGGCATCCGGCGTCGCCTCGATCATCCCGAGGTAATCGAAATCCCAGGACACCGAGCCCGATGAGCCAAGCTGTCCCTTGCGGAACAGAACGCGGATATTGGAAGCGGTGCGGTTGGCGTTGTCCGTCAGGCATTCGACGATCACCGGAACGCGGTGCGGCGCGAAGCCTTCATAGGTCAGCTTCTCGAAACTCACCCCGGTATCGAGCAGGCCGGCGCCCTTCTTGATGGCGCGCTCGAGCGTGTCTTTCGGCATCGAGGCCTTCTTGGCCTGATCGACGGCGAGCCGCAGACGTGGATTCATATCGGGATCGGCGCCCGAGCGCGCGGCCACCATGATTTCCCGCGCGAGCCGGGTGAAGATCCGCCCCTTTGCATTCGCCGCGGCCTCTTTGCCCTTTGCTTTCCACTGTGCACCCATTTCAACCTCCCGATGCGGCCCCCGGCCACTGGTCAGAAACCGAGGCCGATTCCGAAGATGTCACTTCGACAATGAATTGTAAGCCGGCAATATTACAGGGATCCCGGTTTCCGGCGCAATTGTCGTCCGCACAGATCGAGCCGGGATCACCCGCCTACAGACCAGGATGACGGTTGCATTCATCATCGGGAATGGCGCATTACCACCCTGCCATTCCGCCAACCCTCGGCTCATGATGAGTCACCGGCCGAAGAAGGTCTGCACTTCGGACGGCCTGACGCCTATCGTCTCATCGAGACCGGCAGGACCCGACAGCAGAAAATTATCCCGCCCGGCTCAGCACCATCAATTGGTAGGGCTCCAGAATCAATTCTTGCGTGGCCGCGACGGTCCTGCCGGCATACAGATCGACCAGTATCTTGCGCATGCCCATGTGGCGCAGGCGGCGCGCCTCCAGCCGCTGCTCGCGTTCGCTGAAGTTCGCCAGCACCAGCACGCTGTACTGGTCATGGTTGCGGAAATACCCGAACACATGCCGGTTTCCGGTGTCGGTGAATTCGGTGTCGGCGCGGGTGAACGCCAGGTTCTGCTGCCTGAGCTGGATCAAGCGCAGCATACCCTTGTATATCCGTCCCGCAACCGTTTCCGGATCGTGGCGCTCCTCCGCCTGGGCCCAGTCAAAACGCGAACGGTGCAGCCAGCGCGAGTCCCCCGCCTTGGCGGGATCCTCGTCATAGCTGTAATCATTGAGCGTGCCGACCTCGTCGCCGAGGTAGAGCAGCGGTATGCCGCCGATAGTCATGACGATGCCGTGCAGCAGCAGGATGCGGCGGATGGCCAGATCGATGCGCTCCGGTTCGTCTTCCTGCAGCGCCCGTTCGAGGCCCGCCAGCGAGGCGCAGGTGCCGGACACACGGGCGTCGCCGGTCAGCGGATTCTC is part of the Gammaproteobacteria bacterium genome and harbors:
- a CDS encoding YebC/PmpR family DNA-binding transcriptional regulator, coding for MGAQWKAKGKEAAANAKGRIFTRLAREIMVAARSGADPDMNPRLRLAVDQAKKASMPKDTLERAIKKGAGLLDTGVSFEKLTYEGFAPHRVPVIVECLTDNANRTASNIRVLFRKGQLGSSGSVSWDFDYLGMIEATPDAPDADPETAAIESGAQDLEPGEDGATLFYTEPTDMDAVSRALPGQGFTVQSAHLGYRAKNPVAVGDAERAEVEAFLEAIDADDDVQRVFAGLAD